The following are encoded together in the Malaya genurostris strain Urasoe2022 chromosome 3, Malgen_1.1, whole genome shotgun sequence genome:
- the LOC131437403 gene encoding MOB kinase activator-like 4: MKMADGSTILRRNRPGTKAKDFSSWPDEPFEEMDSTLAVQQFIQQMIKKDPSNVEQILTMPDGQDEGVWKYEHLRQFCMELNGLAVRLQTQCFPATCTQMTATEQWIFLCAAHKTPKECPAIDYTRHTLDGAACLLNSNKYFPSRVSIKESSVSKLGSVCRRVYRIFSHAYYHHRRIFNEFEEETYLCVRFTHFVTKYSLMSKENLIVPIPEGELTPGESEA, translated from the exons ATGAAGATGGCTGACGGTTCCACGATCCTGAGAAGAAACAGACCCGGAACCAAAGCTAAG GATTTCTCCAGCTGGCCTGATGAACCGTTTGAGGAGATGGACAGCACTCTTGCGGTGCAGCAGTTTATTCAACAGATGATCAAAAAAGACCCCTCCAATGTGGAGCAGATTCTGACAATGCCTGATGGGCAAGATGAAGGTGTCTGGAAGTACGAACACCTTAG acaattttgtatggaattgAACGGGCTTGCGGTGAGACTACAAACGCAGTGCTTTCCCGCAACTTGCACTCAGATGACGGCCACCGAACAGTGGATCTTCCTGTGTGCGGCTCACAAAACGCCAAAGGAGTGTCCGGCAATAGACTACACGCGACACACACTAGACGGGGCCGCCTGCCTTCTCAATAGCAATAAATACTTTCCTAGCAG AGTATCAATCAAGGAATCGTCAGTGTCAAAGTTAGGTTCGGTTTGCCGGCGAGTTTATCGGATTTTTTCACATGCTTACTATCACCACCGACGAATATTCAATGAATTTGAGGAGGAAACGTACCTCTGCGTGCGGTTTACCCATTTCGTCACCAAATACTCTTTAATGTCGAAGGAAAACCTAATCGTTCCAATTCCCGAGGGTGAGCTTACGCCCGGCGAAAGCGAAGCTTAA
- the LOC131435989 gene encoding cullin-4B, producing MNLTENDRKRANFSALSNTNGAVIKMTTNTGTGKPGDIKKIVIKNFKTKPTLPENYQEHTWQKLREAVIAIQLSKRIEYSLEELYQAVENMCSHKMDSQLYVNLTALAEQHVKANITPFLAESIDKLVYLKKMNDCWQSHCQQMIMIRSIFLYLDRTYVLQNPTVHSIWDMGLELFRDHIAMNTLVQARTVEGILILIEKERNGETVDRTLLKSLLRMLSDLQIYKEAFEQKFLVATKHLYQSEGQAKMEELEVPDYLLHVDKRLQEENERLLHYLDSCTKHQLIVTVERQLITEHITGILQKGLDQLLEENRLSDLTLLYSLFSRVKNGTTELCGSFNAYIKKKGRTIVIDPEKDKSMVQDLLDFKDKLDNIVNSCFDRNEKFSNSLREAFEFFVNQRSNKPAELIAKYVDMKLRAGNKEATEEELEQILDKIMVQFRFIHGKDVFEAFYKKDLAKRLLVGKSASVDAEKSMLSKLKQECGGGFTSKLEGMFKDMELSRDINIAFRQYMANSESKELQNIDLTVNILTMGFWPTYPVMEVTLPQELLQYQSIFNKFYLAKHSGRKLQWQPTLGHCVLKARFDAGPKDLQVSLFQGLVLLLFNYNLNITFEEIKAAVNIEDGELRRTLQSLACGKARVLTKIPKGREVEDNDKFQFNNEFTNKLFRIKINQIQMKETNEEQKATEERVYQDRQYQIDAAIVRIMKMRKTLSHNLLISELYKQLTFPVKPADLKKRIESLIDRDYMERDKDNQNQYNYVA from the exons ATGAATTTAACAGAGAACGATCGGAAACGGGCCAATTTTTCTGCCCTCAGCAACACGAATGGAGCGGTGATCAAGATGACGACCAATACGGGAACAGGCAAGCCCGGAGATATCAAAAAGATTgtaatcaaaaattttaaaa CTAAACCGACACTGCCGGAGAACTACCAGGAGCACACCTGGCAGAAGCTTCGCGAGGCGGTCATCGCCATTCAGCTGTCGAAACGGATCGAGTACTCGCTGGAAGAGCTGTACCAGGCGGTGGAAAACATGTGCAGCCACAAGATGGATTCGCAGCTGTATGTCAATTTGACGGCACTGGCGGAACAGCATGTCAAGGCCAACATCACACCGTTCCTGGCGGAATCGATCGACAAGCTGGTCTATCTGAAGAAGATGAACGACTGCTGGCAGTCCCACTGTCAACAGATGATCATGATCCGGAGCATTTTCCTGTATCTGGATAGAACCTATGTCCTGCAGAATCCGACCGTCCATTCCATCTGGGACATGGGACTAGAACTGTTTCGCGATCATATAGCGATGAATACGTTGGTACAGGCACGGACGGTGGAAGGaattttgattttgatcgaaaagGAACGAAACGGAGAAACCGTCGATAGGACTTTGCTGAAAAGTTTACTCCGGATGTTGTCCGATCTTCAGATTTACAAGGAAGCCTTCGAGCAGAAGTTTCTGGTTGCAACGAAACATCTGTACCAGTCGGAGGGTCAGgccaaaatggaagaactggagGTTCCGGACTATTTGCTACACGTTGATAAACGGTTACAGGAAGAAAACGAACGTCTCCTGCACTATTTGGACAGTTGCACCAAACATCAGTTGATTGTGACCGTCGAACGTCAGCTGATTACCGAACACATAACCGGCATCCTGCAGAAAGGGCTCGATCAGTTACTGGAGGAAAACCGTCTGTCCGATCTTACGTTGCTGTACTCGCTTTTCAGCCgtgtgaaaaatggaaccacggAACTGTGCGGTTCGTTCAATGCCTACATCAAAAAGAAAGGTCGCACAATCGTCATCGATCCGGAGAAGGACAAATCAATGGTTCAAGACCTACTGGATTTCAAGGACAAACTGGATAACATCGTTAACTCGTGCTTCGACCGGAATGAAAAATTCTCCAACTCGCTCAGGGAAGCGTTCGAGTTCTTCGTCAATCAACGCTCGAACAAACCGGCGGAGCTGATTGCCAAGTACGTCGACATGAAACTGCGGGCCGGCAATAAGGAAGCCACCGAAGAGGAACTGGAACAGATTCTGGACAAGATTATGGTCCAGTTTCGGTTCATTCACGGTAAGGATGTGTTCGAGGCGTTCTACAAGAAAGACCTTGCCAAACGGTTACTGGTCGGCAAGTCGGCTTCGGTTGATGCCGAGAAGAGTATGCTATCCAAGCTGAAACAGGAGTGTGGCGGTGGATTCACTTCCAAACTGGAGGGAATGTTCAAAGATATGGAACTGAGCAGAGATATAAACATTGCATTTAGACAG TACATGGCAAACTCTGAGAGTAAAGAGCTGCAGAATATCGATCTAACCGTGAACATTCTGACCATGGGTTTCTGGCCGACCTACCCGGTGATGGAGGTGACGCTGCCTCAGGAATTACTGCAGTACCAGTCGATCTTCAACAAGTTCTATCTGGCAAAACACAGCGGCCGGAAGCTACAGTGGCAACCGACGCTGGGGCATTGTGTGCTCAAGGCACGGTTCGATGCG GGACCGAAAGATTTGCAGGTTTCATTGTTTCAAGGACTGGTCCTGTTACTGTTCAACTACAATCTGAACATAACATTCGAGGAAATTAAAGCGGCCGTAAACATTGAG GACGGTGAGCTGCGTCGCACGCTACAGTCTCTGGCCTGTGGTAAGGCACGCGTACTGACCAAAATTCCCAAGGGTCGCGAAGTGGAGGACAACGACAAGTTCCAGTTCAACAATGAGTTCACGAATAAACTGTTTAGGATCAAAATCAATCAGATCCAGATGAAAGAGACG AATGAAGAACAAAAAGCTACCGAAGAACGTGTCTACCAGGACCGACAGTATCAGATTGACGCGGCGATCGTACGCATCATGAAAATGAGGAAAACTCTTAGTCATAATTTGCTCATCAGCGAGCTGTACAAGCAGCTGACCTTCCCAGTTAAG CCGGCCGACCTGAAAAAACGGATCGAATCCCTGATAGATCGTGACTACATGGAGCGGGACAAAGACAACCAGAATCAATACAACTATGTCGCCTAA